In Streptomyces nojiriensis, one genomic interval encodes:
- a CDS encoding type I polyketide synthase translates to MTDIAITGLGCRFPGAPDISAYWKLLLSGERQFSAVPKERWNHETFHEPGNPSAPHAAYTDQVAFLEDVDRFDALHYGVPPARARAMDPQHRLLLDVTREALDDAGLGRGDFDRENTGVFCGMSVSDYKDLMSAPIRAIALAEDARQAAADPGGLLDAVKDHAGSLGTVQAFSLPGSLLNMAPGTVSRHFDLGGPSFAVDAACSGSLVALDQAVAQLRQGGCRIAVVGGVYLNLTPDSLIGFSTLRALSATGVCRPFDEGADGFVLGEGAGAVVVRPLADALAAGDRVYAVIRGIGSANDGSSPGPLAPAPEGQLRAMRRAYDDAGVAPSSVGFLEAHGTGTATGDRAEVEALRRLRTEYPDDDPSLCYVGAGKALIGHSLSAAGIAGLIKTALVVHHRTIVPQPRTAPHPGLGIGAAGLRIADASLPFPESGTPRRAAVSSFGFGGTNVHVVLEERPAPSPAAGRLPERTGASGASPDTGPRLVLLSAGSPELLDQHIGEVLDALDTADPAPLAAVAHTLGSRRPLTARLAIVAADTEAFVRRLRHAREQLLEGERGDLGDDGFAADAPLPAERRRLAFLFPGQGSQRPGMMRDLHERFPSFRATVDALAAAAREAAGLDIGDLLYGGAATAEGEDEETARRLASTEVCQPLLGTVQIAATRLLAGFGIAPDLVLGHSVGEFAAAAAAGALTDEETVRLLVHRGTALREAESGLRGGMLAVQTDKETCRRLVNGIDDVWLACFNQPRQVVVSGTPHGLDAMRRACADAGVVTVALDVSNAFHSPRLAAADERMRADLADRPVSSPVLPFVSSVDAEVCADSERLRELWARHASAPVRFGDAVRTAYDQGARIFLQVTGGNSLLTSVRRNLTDHGDVHVVHVAGAAPDGGRSFVRALARLAVLGAPVDPRALVPREERRLLDLPVAKLATQSYWVPRRRPGTTGTSAPSHRSQARPRPVSPEEITMHDAPLHPMDELLRLVQQQTALLARLAETLPGPNPATEAALLARLAETLPERNRAAGSVAPATADTTPVPPAAPAAPADAPADAPAEEPPPTGAGDITTVTESVLAHVARVSAFPVARLRDDQLLIDDLGFDSLMLTDLFSSLEREWPRWTRDETATDRPTVAGLAAMIARSCGDTVPAPVPEQRSGAGEAPAPPPADPAAAPPPPPPEQHTRIECFPEVTAHTERIATLSGLGLANPYFLVHEGALTDTTVIDGRELLSFSSYNYLGMATHPQVNEAAHEAIERCGTSVSASRLLSGSRPLHVELESEIADLLGCEAAVTLANGHATNVTVIGHLVGPGDLIVHDSLAHDSILQGCKLSGATRRPFPHNDATALDTLLTQVRDQYRRVLVVVEGVYSMDGDIADLPALVDVKRRHGALLMIDEAHSIGTIGRTGRGIGEYYGIDRWSVDLWSGTLSKALASCGGYVAGSRPVVEYLRYTVPGFVYSAGMTPADTAASLTALRMLRAEPQRVARLSENAALFVHLAREAGINTGDSHDTPVVPCIVGDSLKTLRLAEALFQQGISVNPILHPAVPEELARLRFFITYDHTPGQIRQAVAALARELLLLDSAPVS, encoded by the coding sequence ATGACCGACATCGCCATCACCGGACTCGGCTGCCGCTTCCCCGGCGCTCCCGACATCAGCGCCTACTGGAAGCTCCTGCTGAGCGGGGAACGGCAGTTCTCCGCCGTGCCGAAGGAGCGCTGGAACCATGAGACCTTCCACGAACCCGGCAATCCGTCCGCACCCCACGCCGCGTACACCGACCAGGTCGCCTTCCTGGAGGACGTGGACCGCTTCGACGCCCTGCACTACGGCGTACCGCCCGCTCGCGCCCGGGCCATGGACCCGCAGCACCGGCTGCTGCTGGACGTCACCCGCGAAGCCCTCGACGACGCGGGGCTGGGCCGGGGCGACTTCGACCGGGAGAACACCGGGGTCTTCTGCGGCATGTCGGTGTCCGACTACAAGGACCTCATGTCGGCCCCCATCCGGGCCATCGCCCTGGCCGAGGACGCGCGGCAGGCCGCGGCGGACCCCGGCGGCCTCCTCGACGCCGTCAAGGACCACGCGGGATCGCTCGGCACCGTACAGGCCTTCAGCCTGCCGGGGAGCCTGCTCAACATGGCCCCCGGCACCGTCAGCCGGCACTTCGACCTCGGCGGGCCCAGCTTCGCCGTCGACGCCGCCTGCTCCGGCTCGCTCGTCGCCCTGGACCAGGCCGTGGCCCAACTGCGCCAGGGCGGCTGCCGGATCGCCGTCGTCGGCGGCGTATACCTCAACCTCACCCCCGACAGCCTGATCGGCTTCTCCACGCTCCGGGCGCTGTCCGCCACCGGGGTGTGCCGCCCCTTCGACGAGGGGGCCGACGGTTTCGTCCTCGGCGAGGGTGCCGGCGCCGTCGTCGTCCGGCCGCTCGCCGACGCGCTCGCCGCGGGCGACCGGGTCTACGCGGTGATCAGGGGCATCGGCTCCGCCAACGACGGCTCGTCCCCCGGGCCGCTGGCGCCCGCGCCCGAAGGCCAGCTGCGCGCCATGCGCCGGGCCTACGACGACGCGGGGGTCGCCCCGTCCTCGGTCGGCTTCCTGGAGGCCCACGGGACCGGTACCGCCACCGGCGACCGGGCCGAGGTGGAGGCGCTGCGCCGGCTGCGTACCGAGTACCCCGACGACGACCCCTCGCTGTGCTACGTCGGCGCGGGCAAGGCCCTCATCGGACACTCGCTGTCCGCGGCGGGCATCGCCGGACTGATCAAGACGGCCCTGGTCGTCCACCACCGGACGATCGTTCCGCAGCCGCGGACCGCCCCGCACCCGGGCCTGGGCATCGGCGCCGCGGGGCTGCGCATCGCCGACGCCTCGCTGCCCTTTCCGGAGTCGGGCACCCCGCGCCGGGCCGCCGTCAGCTCGTTCGGCTTCGGCGGGACGAACGTCCACGTGGTGCTGGAGGAGCGGCCCGCCCCCTCACCCGCTGCGGGCCGCCTCCCGGAGCGCACCGGGGCCTCCGGGGCCTCCCCGGACACCGGCCCTCGGCTCGTCCTGCTCTCGGCCGGCAGCCCCGAACTCCTGGACCAGCACATCGGCGAGGTTCTCGACGCACTCGACACGGCGGACCCCGCCCCGCTGGCAGCCGTGGCCCACACCCTCGGCTCCCGCCGGCCGCTGACGGCCCGGCTCGCGATCGTGGCCGCCGACACGGAGGCCTTCGTACGGCGGCTGCGCCACGCCCGCGAGCAGCTCCTCGAGGGCGAGCGGGGCGACCTCGGGGACGACGGCTTCGCCGCCGACGCCCCGCTGCCGGCCGAGCGGCGCCGCCTCGCCTTCCTCTTCCCCGGTCAGGGCAGCCAGCGGCCCGGCATGATGCGGGACCTCCACGAGCGGTTCCCAAGCTTCCGGGCGACCGTCGACGCTCTGGCCGCCGCGGCCCGCGAGGCCGCCGGCCTCGACATCGGCGACCTGCTGTACGGCGGGGCGGCGACCGCCGAGGGCGAGGACGAGGAGACCGCGCGCCGGCTCGCCTCCACCGAGGTGTGCCAGCCGCTGCTCGGGACCGTCCAGATCGCCGCCACCCGGCTCCTCGCCGGCTTCGGCATCGCTCCCGACCTGGTCCTCGGCCACAGCGTCGGGGAGTTCGCCGCGGCCGCGGCGGCCGGCGCCCTCACCGACGAGGAGACCGTGCGGCTGCTGGTGCACCGGGGCACGGCCCTCCGGGAGGCCGAGAGCGGCCTGCGCGGCGGGATGCTCGCCGTGCAGACCGACAAGGAGACCTGCCGCCGGCTGGTGAACGGCATCGACGACGTGTGGCTCGCCTGCTTCAACCAGCCGCGGCAGGTCGTGGTCAGCGGTACGCCGCACGGGCTCGACGCCATGCGCCGGGCCTGCGCCGACGCGGGGGTCGTCACGGTGGCGCTCGACGTGTCGAACGCCTTCCACTCGCCGCGGCTCGCCGCCGCCGACGAGAGGATGCGCGCGGACCTCGCCGACCGCCCCGTCAGCAGCCCCGTCCTGCCTTTCGTGTCGTCCGTGGACGCGGAGGTCTGTGCCGACTCCGAGCGGCTGCGCGAGCTGTGGGCCCGGCACGCGTCCGCGCCGGTCCGGTTCGGCGATGCCGTGCGCACCGCCTACGACCAGGGGGCCCGCATCTTCCTCCAGGTGACCGGCGGGAACTCGCTCCTGACCTCGGTCCGCCGCAACCTCACCGACCACGGCGACGTCCACGTCGTCCACGTCGCCGGGGCGGCGCCGGACGGCGGCCGGAGCTTCGTCCGGGCCCTCGCCCGGCTCGCGGTCCTGGGCGCACCGGTCGACCCGCGCGCCCTGGTTCCGCGGGAGGAGCGCCGACTGCTCGACCTGCCGGTGGCCAAGCTCGCCACCCAGTCCTACTGGGTGCCCCGCCGGCGCCCGGGGACGACGGGCACCTCCGCTCCGTCCCACCGGTCCCAGGCCCGGCCCCGGCCCGTATCCCCCGAGGAGATCACGATGCACGACGCGCCGCTCCACCCGATGGACGAACTGCTCCGGCTGGTCCAGCAGCAGACCGCGCTGCTCGCCCGCCTCGCGGAGACCCTCCCCGGGCCGAACCCGGCCACGGAGGCGGCGCTGCTGGCCCGCCTCGCCGAGACCCTTCCCGAGCGGAACCGGGCCGCGGGCTCCGTCGCCCCCGCGACGGCCGACACCACGCCGGTGCCCCCCGCCGCTCCCGCCGCGCCCGCCGACGCACCCGCCGACGCACCCGCCGAGGAACCGCCGCCGACCGGGGCCGGGGACATCACCACGGTCACGGAGTCCGTGCTCGCGCACGTGGCGCGGGTCAGCGCGTTCCCGGTGGCCCGGCTGCGTGACGACCAGTTGCTGATCGACGACCTCGGTTTCGACTCGCTGATGCTGACCGACCTGTTCTCCTCCCTCGAGCGGGAGTGGCCGAGGTGGACCCGTGACGAAACGGCCACCGACCGGCCGACCGTCGCAGGGCTCGCCGCGATGATCGCGCGCAGCTGCGGCGACACCGTGCCGGCCCCCGTCCCCGAGCAGCGCTCCGGAGCCGGGGAAGCCCCGGCACCGCCGCCCGCCGACCCGGCCGCGGCCCCGCCACCGCCGCCGCCCGAGCAGCACACACGGATCGAGTGCTTCCCGGAGGTCACCGCCCACACCGAGCGCATCGCCACGCTCTCCGGGCTGGGGCTGGCCAATCCGTACTTCCTCGTCCACGAGGGCGCGCTGACGGACACCACCGTCATCGACGGCCGGGAACTCCTCTCCTTCTCCAGCTACAACTACCTGGGCATGGCGACCCACCCGCAGGTGAACGAGGCGGCCCACGAGGCGATAGAGCGCTGCGGCACCTCGGTATCCGCCAGCCGGCTGCTCTCCGGCAGCCGACCGCTCCACGTGGAACTCGAGAGCGAGATCGCCGACCTGCTCGGATGCGAGGCGGCGGTCACGCTGGCCAACGGCCATGCCACCAACGTCACCGTGATCGGCCACCTCGTCGGCCCCGGGGACCTCATCGTCCACGACTCCCTCGCGCACGACAGCATCCTGCAGGGGTGCAAGCTGTCCGGCGCGACCCGGCGGCCCTTCCCCCACAACGACGCCACCGCCCTCGACACCCTGCTGACGCAGGTCCGCGACCAGTACCGGCGGGTGCTCGTCGTCGTCGAAGGCGTCTACAGCATGGACGGGGACATCGCCGACCTGCCCGCCCTCGTCGACGTCAAGCGCCGGCACGGCGCGCTGCTGATGATCGACGAGGCGCACAGCATCGGGACGATCGGCCGGACGGGCCGCGGCATCGGCGAGTACTACGGCATCGACCGCTGGTCGGTCGACCTGTGGTCGGGCACGCTGTCGAAGGCGCTGGCGAGCTGCGGCGGCTACGTCGCGGGGAGCCGCCCGGTCGTGGAGTACCTGCGCTACACCGTGCCGGGCTTCGTCTACAGCGCCGGGATGACCCCGGCCGACACCGCGGCCTCGCTGACCGCCCTGCGCATGCTGCGCGCCGAGCCGCAGCGGGTGGCACGGCTGTCGGAGAACGCGGCGCTCTTCGTCCACCTCGCGCGCGAAGCGGGCATCAACACCGGGGACAGCCATGACACGCCGGTCGTGCCGTGCATCGTCGGGGACTCGCTGAAGACCCTGCGGCTCGCGGAGGCCCTGTTCCAGCAGGGCATCAGCGTCAACCCCATCCTCCATCCGGCCGTACCGGAGGAGCTGGCCCGGCTGCGGTTCTTCATCACGTACGACCACACCCCCGGCCAGATCCGCCAGGCCGTGGCCGCGCTGGCGCGCGAGCTGCTGCTCCTCGACTCGGCCCCGGTGTCATGA
- a CDS encoding serine/threonine-protein kinase — protein sequence MSEASNLSVYAGRASGLIGKQIAGYRVERMIGRGGMAVVYCAKDLRLDRTVALKLIAPERARDETFRRRFTHESRVAASIDHPHIVPIFEAGETDGVLYIAMRYVSGLDLRALLDREGQLPVATALRIAAQVASALDAAHDHDLVHRDVKPGNILVAAGTDSEHPEHIYLTDFGLTKKSLALTGFTTDGEFVGTLDYMAPEQISGRPVDGRCDLYSLACVVYETLAGGPPFQREEDAALLWAHQYDPPPPLTERRPGIAPAAADVLTKALSKVPEDRYGSCLEFVAALRDATGGGTGRYADPPSREDSRPPGVPGDSAPPREPPVWARPVFYGLPGGP from the coding sequence ATGAGCGAGGCATCCAACCTCAGCGTGTACGCGGGCCGTGCCTCGGGCCTCATCGGCAAGCAGATCGCGGGCTACCGGGTGGAGCGCATGATCGGCCGCGGTGGCATGGCCGTCGTCTACTGCGCGAAGGACCTGCGCCTGGACCGTACGGTCGCGCTCAAACTGATCGCCCCCGAGCGCGCCCGCGACGAGACCTTCCGGCGCCGCTTCACGCACGAATCGCGGGTGGCGGCGTCCATCGACCACCCGCACATCGTGCCCATCTTCGAAGCCGGCGAGACCGACGGCGTCCTCTACATCGCCATGCGCTACGTCTCCGGCCTGGACCTGCGCGCGCTGCTGGACCGCGAGGGCCAGCTGCCCGTGGCGACCGCCCTGCGCATCGCCGCCCAGGTGGCATCGGCGCTCGACGCGGCCCATGACCACGACCTGGTGCACCGGGACGTCAAGCCCGGCAACATCCTGGTCGCCGCGGGCACCGACAGCGAGCACCCCGAGCACATCTACCTCACGGACTTCGGGCTGACGAAGAAGTCGCTGGCGCTGACCGGGTTCACCACGGACGGAGAGTTCGTCGGCACGCTCGACTACATGGCGCCGGAACAGATCTCCGGCAGGCCGGTGGACGGCAGGTGCGATCTCTACAGCCTGGCGTGCGTCGTCTACGAAACCCTCGCCGGCGGGCCGCCCTTCCAGCGCGAGGAGGACGCGGCGCTGCTGTGGGCGCACCAGTACGACCCCCCGCCCCCACTGACGGAACGGCGGCCGGGAATCGCTCCCGCCGCCGCCGATGTACTGACCAAGGCCCTGTCGAAGGTCCCCGAGGACCGCTACGGGTCCTGCCTCGAATTCGTGGCGGCCCTCCGCGACGCCACGGGAGGCGGCACCGGCCGTTACGCCGATCCGCCGTCGCGGGAGGACTCCCGTCCCCCCGGTGTCCCGGGGGACTCCGCGCCCCCGCGGGAGCCCCCGGTCTGGGCCCGGCCGGTCTTCTACGGCCTGCCCGGCGGCCCGTAG
- a CDS encoding 4'-phosphopantetheinyl transferase family protein — translation MTAAVDAVFRPVAPGRVHRWGGARLIVARARELRRVPPLSPAERRVLGALPAWRQAEWTAGRLLAKRLVGEVVSAPADGVEILPRDDGSPRVVVGGSSPAPALHVSISHTAGYVAAALAPEPVGVDLCEFASADAVRRVADHFLSPEELSLIGRERPDAMTGAWALKEAAVKADRSGVFGAAPRGIPILGLRPPVLGGRRRAMVWRADDAALALVLAHPGG, via the coding sequence ATGACCGCCGCCGTGGACGCCGTCTTCCGGCCGGTCGCTCCGGGTCGGGTCCACCGGTGGGGCGGGGCCCGCCTGATCGTGGCCCGGGCCCGCGAGCTGCGGCGGGTGCCGCCGCTCTCGCCGGCCGAGCGGCGCGTGCTCGGCGCGCTGCCGGCGTGGCGGCAGGCCGAGTGGACGGCCGGCCGGCTGCTCGCCAAGCGGCTGGTGGGTGAGGTGGTCTCGGCGCCGGCGGACGGTGTGGAGATCCTCCCCCGGGACGACGGCAGCCCCCGTGTCGTCGTCGGCGGCAGCAGCCCGGCGCCCGCCCTGCACGTCTCCATCAGCCACACCGCCGGGTACGTCGCCGCGGCGCTCGCGCCGGAGCCGGTCGGGGTGGACCTGTGCGAGTTCGCCTCGGCCGACGCCGTACGCCGGGTCGCGGACCATTTCCTGTCGCCCGAGGAGCTCTCCCTGATCGGCAGGGAGCGGCCCGACGCCATGACCGGGGCCTGGGCGCTGAAGGAGGCCGCCGTCAAGGCCGACCGCAGCGGGGTCTTCGGCGCCGCTCCGCGCGGCATCCCGATCCTCGGCCTCCGGCCGCCCGTCCTCGGCGGACGGCGCCGCGCGATGGTGTGGCGGGCGGACGACGCGGCGCTCGCCCTGGTCCTCGCGCACCCGGGTGGCTGA
- a CDS encoding response regulator transcription factor gives MSLTLVAPQTEATTPTLAPREQEALRHIAAGCTYLQTARQMGLSKHTVDAYLRRIRAKLNISTTAEMTRLAISMGL, from the coding sequence ATGAGCCTCACCCTCGTCGCCCCGCAGACCGAAGCCACCACCCCCACCCTCGCCCCGCGCGAGCAGGAGGCACTGCGACACATCGCCGCAGGCTGCACCTACCTGCAGACGGCTCGCCAGATGGGGCTCTCCAAGCACACGGTCGACGCCTACCTGCGCCGCATCCGCGCCAAGCTGAACATCAGCACCACGGCCGAGATGACCCGCCTGGCCATCTCGATGGGGCTGTGA
- a CDS encoding SpoIIE family protein phosphatase, with protein MEQVPTSPGERPAETGASLESAYTASATINEQGIVTEWSEGATRLLGYVPSEVVGLPAAHRLADVLGDAARRVPSEQERWSGTVALRHRDGHRMEVALLAHRWTSSGGTVKWFVVSAVGGAHRSPWDEPLKEWAFTQSPCFLAIFDTDLRLVRANTGMERTLSLTEAEMRGLRLPEIAPDPVSDETERRMRLALDSGEPQYMEAFVHPTGASAEHGWATSLAPLRDPDGRVHAVCLAAHDRNGVEGVQHQMLLTEEVGAAPIGTTLDSVRTAHELADAAVPRFADFAVVDLLEPLPRGEEPSSVPADGPVTVCRAAARSVLDGTPESTVAVGDTTSYPPLSPPVEALVAGHGAVYGDADPALARWAAQDPGAAWIGEYGAHSVMVVPMRAGGGTLGVAVFSRHRRREPFQPEDLRVAGELTARAAAGIRNAYRSGREHTTTMTLQRSLLPHTLPDQAALEIASRYLPAAGEAGVGGDWFDVIPLSGARVALVVGDVVGHGIRATATMGRLRTAVRTLADVDLGPDELLTHLDDLVIHLSADEGDQESGGETAGGIGTTCLYVVYDPVIRRCTVARAGHPPPAVVSPEGSVYLLDVPAGPPLGLGGLPFETLEVELPEGSILALYTDGLLQARDHDIDEALDSMFAALVRPADTLDTVCDRVLTAMLTHRPDDDVALLVARTRSLHADQVVVWDLPSDPSVVATARRQTTDQLTAWGLEEAAFVTELLVSELVTNAIRYGQPPIQLRLIHEKNSTLICEVSDASSTAPHMRRARTFDEGGRGLLLVAQLAERWGTRHAAIGKTIWAEQSLTEY; from the coding sequence ATGGAGCAAGTTCCCACCTCTCCTGGTGAGCGGCCCGCGGAGACGGGCGCCTCCCTCGAGTCGGCCTACACGGCCTCGGCGACGATCAACGAGCAGGGCATCGTCACCGAGTGGAGCGAGGGCGCGACCCGGCTGCTCGGCTACGTCCCGTCCGAGGTCGTGGGACTGCCCGCCGCCCACCGGCTCGCCGATGTCCTCGGTGACGCGGCGCGGCGGGTGCCGTCCGAGCAGGAGCGGTGGAGCGGCACGGTGGCGCTGCGCCACCGGGACGGTCACCGCATGGAGGTGGCACTGCTCGCGCACCGCTGGACGTCCAGCGGCGGCACCGTCAAGTGGTTCGTGGTGTCCGCCGTCGGGGGCGCGCACCGCTCTCCCTGGGACGAACCGCTGAAGGAATGGGCGTTCACCCAGTCCCCCTGCTTCCTGGCGATCTTCGACACGGACCTGCGACTGGTACGGGCGAACACCGGCATGGAGCGCACGCTCTCCCTGACGGAGGCCGAGATGCGGGGACTACGGCTGCCGGAGATCGCGCCGGATCCCGTGAGCGACGAGACCGAGCGCCGGATGCGCCTGGCGCTGGACTCCGGTGAGCCGCAGTACATGGAAGCCTTCGTCCACCCGACGGGCGCCAGCGCGGAGCACGGCTGGGCCACCTCGCTGGCGCCGTTGCGGGACCCGGACGGCCGGGTGCACGCCGTATGCCTGGCCGCGCACGACCGGAACGGGGTGGAGGGCGTCCAGCACCAGATGCTCCTGACGGAGGAAGTCGGCGCCGCGCCCATCGGGACCACGCTGGACAGTGTCCGCACCGCGCACGAGCTGGCCGACGCCGCCGTCCCCCGGTTCGCCGATTTCGCCGTCGTCGACCTGCTGGAACCGCTCCCGCGGGGCGAGGAGCCGTCCTCGGTTCCGGCTGACGGGCCGGTCACCGTGTGCCGCGCCGCGGCGCGGTCGGTCCTCGACGGGACGCCCGAGTCCACGGTCGCCGTCGGGGACACGACCAGCTATCCGCCGCTGTCGCCGCCCGTCGAAGCCCTGGTCGCGGGGCACGGCGCCGTGTACGGGGACGCGGACCCGGCCCTCGCCCGGTGGGCGGCCCAGGACCCCGGAGCCGCCTGGATCGGGGAGTACGGGGCCCACTCGGTCATGGTGGTGCCGATGCGGGCCGGCGGGGGCACGCTCGGTGTGGCCGTATTCAGCCGCCACCGGCGCCGGGAGCCCTTCCAGCCGGAGGACCTCCGGGTGGCCGGGGAGCTCACGGCCCGCGCGGCGGCCGGGATCCGCAACGCGTACCGGTCCGGCCGGGAGCACACGACCACCATGACGCTGCAGCGCAGCCTGCTCCCGCACACGCTGCCCGACCAGGCCGCGCTGGAGATCGCCTCCCGATACCTGCCCGCGGCCGGCGAGGCCGGTGTGGGCGGCGACTGGTTCGACGTGATCCCGCTGTCGGGCGCCCGGGTGGCGCTGGTCGTGGGGGATGTCGTCGGCCACGGCATCCGGGCCACGGCGACCATGGGGCGGCTGCGCACCGCCGTACGCACCCTGGCCGATGTCGACCTGGGACCCGACGAGCTGCTCACCCACCTCGACGACCTCGTCATCCACCTGTCCGCCGACGAGGGCGACCAGGAGTCCGGCGGGGAGACGGCCGGCGGCATCGGCACCACCTGCCTCTACGTGGTCTACGACCCGGTCATCCGGCGCTGCACGGTCGCCCGCGCCGGCCACCCGCCGCCCGCCGTGGTCTCCCCGGAGGGATCCGTGTACCTCCTGGACGTCCCGGCCGGTCCCCCGCTGGGCCTGGGCGGCCTGCCCTTCGAGACGCTCGAGGTCGAACTGCCCGAGGGCAGCATCCTCGCCCTGTACACCGACGGTCTGCTGCAGGCCCGCGACCACGACATCGACGAGGCGCTGGACAGCATGTTCGCGGCCCTGGTCCGGCCCGCGGACACGCTGGACACGGTGTGCGACCGCGTACTGACGGCCATGCTGACGCACCGGCCGGACGACGACGTGGCCCTGCTCGTCGCCCGGACCCGGAGCCTGCACGCCGACCAGGTCGTCGTGTGGGACCTGCCCTCCGACCCCTCCGTGGTCGCCACGGCCCGGCGCCAGACGACCGACCAGCTGACGGCCTGGGGGCTGGAGGAGGCCGCCTTCGTCACCGAGCTGCTGGTCAGTGAGCTGGTCACCAACGCGATCAGGTACGGCCAGCCGCCCATCCAGCTGCGGCTGATCCACGAGAAGAACAGCACCCTGATCTGCGAGGTCTCCGACGCGAGCAGCACCGCCCCGCACATGCGGCGGGCCCGGACCTTCGACGAGGGCGGGCGGGGGCTGCTGCTGGTGGCGCAGCTCGCCGAGCGCTGGGGCACCCGGCACGCGGCCATCGGCAAGACCATCTGGGCCGAGCAGTCCCTCACCGAGTACTGA